One window of Marinobacterium aestuarii genomic DNA carries:
- a CDS encoding NAD(P)/FAD-dependent oxidoreductase: protein MHDTGFAASYYAASAHSVEPWPTLQGEVQADVCIIGAGYTGLSTALHLREQGYSVVVLEAARVAQGASGRNGGQVCVGLNLGQHELEAWLGAEHAQQLWELSVEAVALVKDLIARHKIHCDLKAGILHSAFKPSHVGPMQRETEHLQQHYGYQGLRFVPRDELRTMLGTERYQGAQLFTDALHLHPLNYALGLAQAARAKGVQIFENSRALDYQHEGSSNENAQINTAQGSVRAKTLVLACNGYLGALEPRIAGKIMPINNFILATEPLGADLARSLIRDDVAVADSKFVVNYFRLTADHRLLFGGGENYRSRFPADIPTFVRKHLLQVYPQLESTRIDYAWGGTLAITRNRMPFFRRLDQNLYVAQGYSGHGIALATLGGKLISDAISGSSEGFDILARVPSPGFPGGTLLRWPALVAGMLYYQLRDRLS, encoded by the coding sequence ATGCACGACACCGGCTTTGCCGCCTCCTATTACGCCGCCAGCGCTCACTCAGTTGAACCCTGGCCGACACTGCAGGGCGAAGTGCAGGCCGATGTCTGCATCATAGGCGCCGGCTACACCGGTCTGTCGACGGCGCTGCATCTGCGCGAGCAGGGTTATAGCGTGGTGGTACTGGAAGCGGCCCGCGTGGCCCAGGGCGCCTCGGGACGCAACGGTGGCCAGGTGTGCGTCGGCCTGAACCTGGGCCAACATGAACTGGAAGCCTGGCTCGGAGCCGAACATGCACAGCAACTCTGGGAGCTGTCCGTTGAGGCGGTGGCGCTGGTAAAAGATCTGATCGCACGCCACAAGATCCATTGCGACCTGAAAGCCGGCATCCTGCACTCGGCCTTCAAGCCCTCCCATGTAGGCCCGATGCAGCGCGAAACCGAGCATCTGCAGCAGCACTACGGCTATCAGGGCCTGCGTTTTGTACCCAGGGACGAGCTGCGCACTATGCTTGGCACCGAACGCTACCAGGGTGCCCAGCTGTTTACAGATGCGCTGCATCTGCATCCGCTGAATTACGCTCTGGGTCTGGCCCAGGCGGCCCGGGCAAAGGGCGTACAGATCTTTGAAAACAGCCGTGCGCTTGATTACCAACATGAAGGCAGTAGCAACGAGAACGCCCAGATAAACACAGCCCAGGGCTCGGTACGGGCAAAGACCCTGGTGCTGGCCTGTAATGGTTATCTGGGGGCGCTGGAGCCGCGCATTGCCGGCAAGATCATGCCCATCAACAACTTTATTCTGGCCACAGAACCTTTGGGCGCAGACCTCGCCCGCAGCCTGATCCGGGATGATGTGGCGGTGGCCGACTCGAAATTCGTGGTGAATTATTTCCGCCTTACAGCCGACCACCGCCTGCTGTTCGGCGGCGGCGAAAACTACCGCAGCCGCTTCCCGGCGGATATTCCCACCTTTGTACGCAAACACCTGCTGCAGGTGTACCCGCAGCTCGAAAGCACCCGCATCGACTACGCCTGGGGCGGCACCCTGGCCATCACCCGCAACCGCATGCCCTTCTTTCGCCGCCTCGACCAGAACCTCTATGTGGCCCAGGGCTACTCCGGCCACGGCATCGCCCTGGCGACGCTCGGCGGCAAGCTGATCAGCGATGCCATCAGCGGCTCGTCTGAAGGCTTCGATATTCTGGCCCGCGTGCCCAGCCCAGGTTTCCCCGGCGGCACCCTGTTGCGCTGGCCGGCGCTGGTCGCCGGCATGTTGTATTACCAGTTGCGGGATAGGTTGAGTTGA
- a CDS encoding HpcH/HpaI aldolase family protein, with protein MLQLNPLKQKLAAGDAVCGMLNSVPSPWLVEMLGYAGYDFVILDMEHLSVNPETLEHMIRAAEAAGIAPLVRVPGVDPGAIQRALDAGALGVVVPRVNDMAEAQAVVAAARYAPQGQRGVTGGRTTGFGTLALGDYLVRANDEILVVLMIETRSGVDNLDAILQVPGVDWILEGAMDLALSYGVGPNVMHADVQQAIATVARKTRLAGARFCAIPRAPGQFERWREAGVDTFLLGEDRGILFRRLREYRDSFEC; from the coding sequence ATGCTGCAGTTGAATCCGCTAAAACAAAAGCTGGCGGCGGGGGACGCGGTCTGCGGCATGCTCAATTCGGTGCCCAGTCCCTGGCTGGTGGAGATGCTGGGCTACGCCGGTTACGACTTTGTGATCCTTGATATGGAGCACCTGAGCGTCAATCCTGAAACCCTCGAACATATGATTCGGGCGGCGGAGGCCGCCGGCATTGCGCCCCTGGTGCGGGTTCCAGGTGTCGATCCGGGCGCGATCCAGCGCGCGCTGGATGCCGGGGCCCTGGGGGTCGTGGTACCGCGGGTGAATGATATGGCTGAGGCCCAGGCCGTGGTTGCGGCGGCGCGCTATGCGCCACAGGGGCAACGCGGCGTTACCGGCGGGCGCACGACCGGCTTTGGCACCCTGGCGCTGGGGGACTATCTGGTACGGGCCAATGACGAAATACTGGTGGTGCTGATGATCGAAACCCGCAGCGGGGTTGATAATCTGGACGCCATTTTGCAAGTTCCGGGTGTGGACTGGATTCTGGAAGGGGCCATGGATCTGGCGCTTTCCTATGGCGTCGGGCCGAACGTCATGCACGCGGATGTGCAGCAGGCGATTGCCACAGTGGCGCGCAAGACCCGCCTGGCGGGGGCCCGGTTCTGTGCCATACCACGTGCCCCCGGCCAGTTCGAGCGTTGGCGCGAGGCGGGCGTCGATACCTTCCTGCTGGGGGAGGATCGCGGCATTCTGTTTCGGCGGTTGCGGGAATACCGCGATTCTTTTGAGTGTTAG
- a CDS encoding ATP-grasp domain-containing protein translates to MSGQIIFIAHLVTEVLNEGFLPAARALGLSPVIVTDLAREHRQHFAEEGREAYPDAILACDVFNPLALIETLQEADIAPVAVFSHSDHLQTSTALVAEYFGLPGKDWRVCYRAKNKAAMRAHLASLGAEPFWYRLVAAPSQLEPLLADCPYPCVVKPREGVASLDVSLVQSAAALRDCCERLWERQPGQPLLIEEYIEGPLYTLETLGDGERLEVLGGFRVELSEPPHFVELSARWGLDLEDADLQSVVRMICDFGVGFGSCHTEFVQTQKGPRLIEINYRTIGDGREFLLAQALDFPLFRTLLQLHLGQPLPLLAGPDSRLLIQYIRATQAGRLTQTPAAFRHDWAGGFVDFRPLRRAGEQLELSHSNKDYLGVIRALGTCETQLQARVEDALAGLSWELEA, encoded by the coding sequence ATGTCGGGTCAGATCATCTTTATTGCCCATCTAGTCACCGAAGTGCTCAATGAGGGCTTCTTACCCGCCGCCCGGGCACTGGGGCTGTCGCCCGTTATTGTCACTGACCTTGCCCGCGAGCATCGTCAGCATTTTGCCGAGGAGGGGCGAGAAGCCTATCCCGACGCCATCCTGGCGTGCGATGTGTTCAATCCGCTGGCGCTGATCGAAACACTGCAGGAGGCCGATATTGCACCGGTCGCGGTGTTCTCCCATAGCGATCATCTGCAGACCTCGACGGCGCTGGTGGCCGAGTACTTCGGTTTGCCCGGCAAGGACTGGCGGGTGTGTTATCGCGCCAAGAACAAGGCGGCGATGCGCGCCCACCTGGCATCCCTGGGGGCTGAGCCTTTCTGGTATCGGCTTGTCGCAGCGCCCTCGCAGCTGGAACCCCTGCTGGCCGACTGCCCCTATCCCTGTGTGGTCAAGCCACGGGAGGGGGTGGCGAGTCTGGATGTTAGCCTGGTCCAGTCGGCCGCCGCACTGAGGGACTGCTGTGAGCGACTCTGGGAACGCCAGCCGGGGCAGCCATTGCTGATCGAGGAGTATATCGAAGGCCCCCTGTATACGCTGGAGACGCTCGGCGATGGCGAGCGGCTCGAGGTGCTGGGCGGGTTTCGGGTAGAGCTGTCGGAGCCGCCGCATTTTGTCGAGCTGTCGGCACGCTGGGGGCTGGATCTCGAGGATGCCGATCTGCAGAGCGTTGTGCGCATGATCTGCGACTTCGGCGTGGGTTTTGGCTCCTGTCATACCGAGTTCGTGCAGACCCAAAAGGGGCCGCGGCTGATCGAAATCAACTATCGCACCATCGGTGATGGTCGCGAGTTTCTGCTGGCCCAGGCGCTCGATTTCCCATTGTTTCGCACCCTGCTGCAGCTGCATCTGGGGCAGCCATTGCCGCTGCTGGCAGGGCCCGATAGCCGTTTGCTGATTCAGTATATTCGGGCCACGCAAGCCGGGCGCCTGACGCAGACGCCGGCGGCGTTTCGCCATGACTGGGCCGGGGGTTTTGTTGATTTCCGGCCCTTGCGCCGGGCCGGCGAGCAGCTGGAACTGAGTCATTCCAACAAGGATTACCTGGGCGTGATCCGCGCGCTGGGTACCTGCGAGACGCAGCTGCAGGCAAGGGTCGAGGATGCCCTGGCCGGGCTCAGCTGGGAGCTGGAAGCATGA
- a CDS encoding IucA/IucC family protein: MSEQSSALAYRTQHRQDLAGSHSIAALLNCYCREVAAPAGLLQLDTPFGNKGWPLALRHSQRVQHGHILEIRLSRTRVRILVAVASPSPTLNYDYISAPYGGGFGKPWQALDWRRLAQLLLAELAGRYDQAVNTELLQQIGNSVQVMAEFVALGEREHDWGLGAAAYLRSEQALTFGHACHPTPKSRQGIGLEAIRQYSPEVGAAFQLHYFAVRAEDLKQRSLLAAPAIELLAGQLPGIVVPAGYRLIPVHPWQAGHIRGLAPVQQALQSGRLLDLGPAGEVWYPTASVRTLYRPGADFFLKCSLHVRLTNCVRKNAWYELEGAVGLSQLLQRHAGALTETFPSLTLMAEPAFVTVDFQDQEQAQRIELQEAFGLIMRSSPHWPQGEAPLLAGALFGDSLSGHVQSRYQVEQRARRHGLSYGEAALEWFVAYVEQLAHPMLYALCQLGVVFEPHLQNVVVGLQDGLPARLYIRDLEGTKLVTGYWPQERLAQLPSRVRQSVEYSAEQGWQRVAYCLFINNFSQAVFYLAAGSQALETALWRGLALSLEDYQRRHGNACSGELIARVLQGEPWPSKTNLLNRVLQRADRCSEYVPLPSPLKNLSSL, encoded by the coding sequence ATGTCTGAACAATCTTCGGCGCTGGCCTATAGAACCCAGCACCGCCAGGATCTGGCCGGGTCCCACTCAATAGCCGCGCTGCTGAACTGCTACTGTCGCGAGGTGGCGGCCCCGGCCGGCCTGCTGCAGCTGGATACGCCCTTTGGCAACAAAGGCTGGCCGCTGGCTCTGCGGCATTCGCAGCGGGTACAGCACGGTCATATCCTCGAGATCCGCCTGAGCCGCACGCGGGTCCGCATCCTGGTGGCGGTGGCGAGCCCGTCACCGACCCTGAATTACGACTATATCTCCGCGCCCTACGGCGGTGGTTTTGGCAAACCCTGGCAGGCGCTCGACTGGCGGCGCCTGGCGCAGCTGCTGCTCGCCGAGCTGGCGGGCCGTTATGACCAGGCCGTCAATACCGAACTGCTGCAACAGATTGGCAACAGCGTGCAGGTCATGGCCGAGTTTGTTGCCCTGGGCGAGCGGGAGCACGACTGGGGCCTGGGGGCGGCGGCCTACCTGAGATCCGAACAGGCGCTGACCTTCGGCCACGCCTGTCACCCGACACCCAAGAGCCGTCAGGGTATTGGTCTGGAGGCCATTCGCCAGTATTCGCCGGAAGTGGGCGCCGCCTTTCAGCTGCATTATTTCGCCGTGCGCGCCGAGGACCTGAAACAGCGTTCACTGCTGGCTGCGCCCGCGATCGAGCTGCTGGCGGGCCAGCTGCCGGGCATCGTTGTGCCAGCGGGCTATCGGCTGATCCCGGTGCACCCCTGGCAGGCGGGCCATATCCGTGGGCTGGCGCCGGTCCAGCAGGCGTTGCAAAGCGGGCGCCTGCTGGACCTGGGGCCGGCGGGGGAGGTCTGGTACCCCACGGCCTCGGTGCGCACGCTGTACCGGCCCGGTGCAGATTTCTTCCTCAAATGCTCACTGCATGTGCGCCTGACCAACTGTGTACGCAAGAACGCCTGGTATGAACTGGAGGGCGCCGTGGGGCTCAGCCAGCTGCTGCAGCGTCATGCTGGGGCCCTGACCGAAACCTTCCCGTCGCTAACCCTGATGGCCGAGCCTGCCTTCGTTACCGTGGATTTTCAGGACCAGGAACAGGCGCAGCGCATCGAGCTGCAGGAAGCTTTCGGGCTGATCATGCGCAGCAGCCCGCACTGGCCGCAGGGCGAAGCGCCACTGCTGGCCGGGGCGCTCTTTGGCGACAGCCTCAGCGGTCATGTTCAGAGCCGCTATCAGGTGGAGCAGCGTGCCCGCCGCCATGGCCTGTCCTATGGGGAAGCGGCGCTGGAGTGGTTTGTCGCCTACGTCGAGCAGCTGGCGCATCCCATGCTGTATGCACTCTGCCAGCTGGGGGTGGTGTTCGAACCGCATTTGCAGAATGTAGTGGTGGGTCTGCAGGACGGGCTGCCGGCGCGGCTTTATATCCGCGACCTCGAAGGCACCAAGCTGGTGACGGGCTACTGGCCGCAGGAACGGCTGGCGCAGCTGCCGTCACGGGTGCGTCAGTCGGTTGAATATTCCGCCGAGCAGGGCTGGCAGCGCGTCGCCTATTGCCTGTTCATCAATAACTTCAGTCAGGCGGTGTTTTACCTGGCCGCCGGCAGTCAGGCGCTGGAAACCGCACTGTGGCGCGGCCTGGCACTCAGCCTGGAAGATTATCAGCGGCGCCATGGCAACGCCTGTTCCGGCGAGCTGATCGCCCGGGTATTGCAGGGTGAGCCCTGGCCCAGCAAGACCAACCTGCTGAACCGGGTGCTGCAGCGGGCGGATCGCTGCTCGGAATACGTACCCCTGCCCAGCCCCCTGAAAAACCTCTCATCGCTGTAG
- a CDS encoding MFS transporter yields the protein MTGSERRRIAVVMLCHFIAALAALGMPPFFALILLQSFDSTQTQLVGWFYILPTLCTALAAPWWGRFADRYGTRRSLLRAQLGLALGFLLASLAPSPLLFALALMVQGLLGGTFAASSAHLASLVQGAGLAQSLNWMQGSARAALVVAPVLFGWLIGFVAPLELYGYLALLPLLAALLLLLALPAGAAASPVRLGDKTAAAVQEQVSGALLFMLQFGFSFACVIGFPYFIADMQLRFAALDAVELAWLFSLPHLVYLLLAPGLGRGLRRWSAVRCLQVAFAVLALSYWGQYLADSLVVLIALRLLMGLAMTACFVALHRLMSASSGQRAGGLFGRLDAAAKWAGVAAGLCAGALSGLLGLSSPLLAAALVLLTLSLLLQGGFRKHHFIHAERN from the coding sequence GTGACCGGTTCCGAACGCCGCAGGATCGCGGTGGTGATGCTGTGTCATTTTATTGCCGCGCTGGCGGCGCTGGGCATGCCTCCGTTCTTTGCGCTAATCCTGCTGCAAAGCTTTGACTCGACCCAGACTCAGCTGGTGGGCTGGTTCTATATTCTGCCGACACTCTGCACGGCCCTGGCGGCGCCCTGGTGGGGGCGCTTTGCCGATCGTTACGGCACGCGCCGGTCCTTGTTGCGGGCCCAGCTCGGGCTGGCGCTGGGCTTTCTGCTGGCCAGCCTGGCACCGTCACCGCTGCTGTTTGCACTGGCGCTGATGGTGCAGGGTCTGCTGGGCGGAACTTTTGCCGCCTCCAGCGCGCATCTGGCATCCCTGGTACAGGGCGCAGGTCTTGCCCAGTCGCTGAACTGGATGCAGGGCTCCGCCCGTGCCGCCCTGGTGGTGGCGCCGGTGTTGTTCGGCTGGCTGATCGGCTTTGTCGCACCGCTCGAACTCTATGGCTATCTGGCCTTGCTGCCGTTGCTGGCGGCGCTGCTACTGCTGCTTGCCCTGCCGGCCGGGGCGGCGGCGAGCCCGGTCAGGCTCGGAGATAAGACGGCGGCGGCGGTGCAGGAACAGGTGTCCGGCGCCTTGCTGTTCATGCTGCAGTTCGGCTTTTCCTTTGCCTGTGTTATCGGCTTTCCCTATTTCATCGCCGACATGCAGCTGCGCTTTGCGGCCCTGGATGCCGTCGAGCTTGCCTGGCTGTTCAGCCTGCCACACCTGGTCTATCTGCTGCTGGCACCGGGCCTTGGCCGCGGGCTGCGGCGGTGGTCGGCGGTACGCTGTCTGCAGGTCGCCTTTGCCGTGCTGGCGCTCAGCTACTGGGGCCAGTACCTCGCCGACAGCCTGGTGGTGCTGATTGCGCTGCGGCTGCTGATGGGGCTGGCCATGACGGCCTGTTTCGTGGCGCTGCACCGCCTGATGAGTGCCTCCAGCGGCCAGCGGGCCGGCGGGCTGTTCGGGCGTTTGGATGCAGCGGCCAAGTGGGCCGGGGTGGCGGCGGGTCTCTGTGCCGGTGCCCTGAGTGGTCTCCTGGGTCTCAGCAGTCCGCTGCTGGCCGCAGCGCTGGTGCTGCTGACCCTGAGCCTGCTGCTGCAGGGCGGATTTCGTAAACACCACTTTATTCATGCTGAAAGGAACTGA
- a CDS encoding type III PLP-dependent enzyme, with product MEFRFNEVAAVAARLQAQSTDPVCAYIYDLPALRRHVQSLVASLPANCEMFYAVKANAERPVLAALEEHLHGFEVASGGEIDWVREQFPEVPLIFGGPGKLDSELSGALQQRVELIHVESLAELRRLAVLLQAQGRSQAILLRMNLALPNLPQTTLTMGGKPTPFGIDPVDLPACIDFIKDHPQLRLRGFHFHLVSHQQDAAAHLALLADYFRQVRRWREQYALEIDQINVGGGIGINYRTPESQFDWPLFSAGLHRLIEAEQVAAYRIRFECGRYLTSPCGYYLMEVLELKRTHGSWFAICRGGTHHFRTPAAQGHSHPFRRLPLGAGDRLENAQVTVVGQLCTPKDVLASQVEVEALAVGDLLLFSLAGAYAWNISHQQFLRHPAPLMHFIDEPEAG from the coding sequence ATGGAGTTTCGTTTCAACGAGGTTGCGGCCGTTGCCGCCCGTCTGCAGGCACAGAGTACCGATCCGGTCTGTGCCTATATCTATGACCTGCCGGCGCTGAGGCGTCATGTACAGTCACTGGTGGCCTCGCTGCCGGCCAACTGCGAGATGTTTTACGCCGTTAAGGCGAACGCCGAGAGGCCGGTGCTCGCAGCGCTTGAGGAGCATCTGCACGGATTTGAAGTCGCCTCTGGCGGCGAGATTGATTGGGTGCGCGAACAGTTTCCCGAAGTGCCACTGATCTTTGGCGGCCCCGGCAAGCTGGATTCCGAGCTGTCCGGCGCGCTGCAGCAGCGGGTCGAGCTGATCCATGTGGAAAGCCTGGCTGAGCTGCGCCGTCTGGCGGTGCTGCTGCAGGCACAGGGGCGGAGTCAGGCGATACTGCTGCGCATGAATCTGGCGCTGCCGAACCTGCCGCAAACCACGCTGACGATGGGGGGCAAGCCGACGCCGTTCGGCATAGATCCGGTCGATCTGCCGGCCTGTATCGACTTTATTAAAGACCATCCGCAACTGCGCTTGCGCGGCTTTCATTTTCACCTGGTGTCGCACCAGCAGGATGCCGCGGCGCATCTGGCGCTGCTGGCAGACTACTTCCGCCAGGTGCGGCGCTGGCGTGAGCAATACGCGCTGGAGATCGATCAGATCAATGTCGGCGGTGGCATTGGCATTAACTACCGTACGCCTGAGTCCCAGTTCGACTGGCCACTGTTCAGCGCCGGTCTGCATCGGCTGATCGAGGCGGAGCAGGTAGCGGCTTACCGCATTCGCTTCGAGTGCGGCCGCTACCTGACATCGCCCTGCGGCTATTACCTGATGGAGGTGCTGGAGCTCAAACGTACCCATGGCAGCTGGTTTGCCATCTGCCGTGGCGGCACGCATCATTTTCGTACCCCCGCCGCCCAGGGGCACAGCCATCCCTTCAGGCGGCTGCCGCTGGGCGCCGGCGACAGGCTTGAAAACGCACAGGTCACGGTGGTGGGGCAGCTCTGTACGCCCAAGGATGTGCTGGCGTCCCAGGTCGAGGTTGAGGCGCTGGCGGTCGGCGATCTGCTGCTGTTCAGCCTGGCGGGCGCCTATGCATGGAACATCTCCCATCAGCAGTTTTTGCGCCACCCCGCGCCGCTGATGCATTTTATTGATGAGCCGGAGGCGGGCTGA
- a CDS encoding glutamine synthetase family protein, producing MDTIEQFLQQHNISEIECLVPDMTGNARGKFLPTRKFIAEQNARLPESILIQTVTGDWSREHDQLVDPADRDMVLQPDPTTLRLAPWAKEPTAQLIHDCYDMQGELHPLATRSVLRRVLALYEAEGLRPVVAPEVEFYLVQKNLDPDYELKAPIGRSGRTESARQSYSIDAVNEFDPIIDTLYRYCELQQLDVDTLIHESGAGQMEINFKHGDALALADQVFTFKRTLRETALQHDIYATFMAKPMEHEPGSALHIHQSLQDIASGENIFATPQGGLSEALYHYLGGLQKYVPAAISFFAPNVNSYRRFVPDIAAPINLQWGLDNRTTGLRVPQSTPESTRVENRFAGADANPYLAIALSLACGYLGLKEQLQPSAPTQGSAYGANSRVEIARTLEEGLRLLSGCEPLQAILGERFVKAYVAVKLAEYEAFNKVISSWEREHLLLRV from the coding sequence ATGGATACGATTGAGCAGTTTCTGCAGCAACACAATATAAGCGAGATTGAATGCCTGGTGCCGGACATGACCGGCAATGCCCGCGGCAAGTTTCTGCCCACGCGCAAGTTTATCGCCGAGCAGAATGCCCGCCTGCCCGAAAGCATTCTGATCCAGACGGTGACCGGCGACTGGTCCCGCGAGCACGACCAATTGGTGGACCCTGCCGACCGGGACATGGTGCTGCAGCCGGACCCGACCACGCTGCGCCTGGCGCCCTGGGCCAAGGAGCCGACGGCCCAGCTGATCCACGACTGCTACGACATGCAGGGTGAGCTGCATCCGCTGGCGACCCGCAGTGTGCTGCGCCGGGTGCTGGCGCTGTACGAGGCAGAAGGCCTGAGGCCGGTGGTGGCGCCGGAGGTGGAGTTCTACCTGGTGCAGAAGAATCTGGACCCGGACTACGAGCTCAAGGCGCCGATCGGGCGCTCCGGCCGTACCGAGAGTGCGCGCCAGTCCTACAGCATCGATGCGGTGAACGAGTTCGACCCCATTATCGATACCCTGTACCGCTACTGCGAACTGCAGCAGCTGGATGTGGATACCCTGATTCACGAATCGGGCGCCGGCCAGATGGAGATCAACTTCAAGCACGGCGATGCCCTGGCGCTGGCTGACCAGGTGTTCACCTTCAAGCGCACCCTGCGCGAAACGGCGCTGCAGCACGATATCTACGCCACCTTCATGGCCAAGCCGATGGAGCATGAACCCGGCAGTGCGCTGCATATTCACCAGAGCCTGCAGGATATCGCCAGCGGTGAGAATATCTTCGCTACCCCGCAGGGCGGCCTCAGCGAGGCGCTCTATCACTACCTGGGGGGGCTGCAGAAGTACGTGCCGGCGGCGATCAGCTTCTTCGCCCCCAATGTGAATTCGTACCGCCGTTTCGTACCGGATATAGCCGCGCCCATCAACCTGCAGTGGGGGCTGGATAACCGCACCACCGGCCTGCGGGTGCCCCAGAGCACGCCCGAATCCACCCGGGTCGAGAACCGCTTTGCCGGCGCCGATGCCAATCCCTACCTGGCCATCGCCCTGTCGCTGGCCTGTGGCTATCTGGGGCTTAAAGAGCAGTTGCAACCTTCGGCCCCCACCCAGGGCAGTGCCTATGGCGCCAACAGCCGGGTCGAGATTGCCCGCACCCTGGAGGAGGGGCTGCGGCTGTTATCAGGTTGCGAACCGCTGCAGGCGATCCTGGGTGAGCGTTTTGTAAAAGCCTATGTCGCGGTAAAACTGGCGGAATACGAAGCCTTTAACAAGGTCATCAGCTCCTGGGAACGTGAGCATCTGCTGCTGCGAGTCTGA
- a CDS encoding IucA/IucC family protein produces MSIVSLDDASDYIFARVLDTLLREDVQQFSSRGRQVSPESVGHAAAQDGGDWWHLAHLAAGELWIPVQASAFMQRWRYRQGPVIARPAGRDDPLELTNCAALLEWLSAGLEPSELEHYRHFAIECREAALHGLRCRQAQQDYFSAGRDQSQGEGGWAQRFLHYDRLASYLDHPYYPTARAKSGFSVEDLERYAPEFQPRFQLRWLAVPRAFCQASRAEEPHWIPDFARVGLSETLAADYRLIPVHPFLWDQALRPLLQDAGLDQQVIRAPGACVEVVPTLSVRSLMLLERPGTHIKLPLTIRTLGSRNIRTVKPSTIGDGQRVQDLLGAIARQDEQLQGRLLLTDESLGAHVDGHSFLGYIQRLYPQEVTDGTLVSVAGLLAVTPSGCRVFEELSGRFYQGDTRAFLRHYLDLTLAVHVTLWLRYGIALESNQQNSMLLLGPAAGSMRLLLKDNDAPRIERESLAARWPELYRHVEGLQDQRIWSQDPLALGQMFTTITLQLNLAPLIEGMVQLRYGERRELYRLLLQALEDSLAALPNEDATELRRLLLEDDKLYAKYLLTAGTLQSKSHSGAADINKFYGKSAPNFLWEAL; encoded by the coding sequence ATGAGCATTGTAAGCCTGGACGATGCATCTGATTACATCTTTGCCCGGGTGCTGGACACGCTGCTGCGCGAGGATGTGCAGCAGTTCAGCAGCCGGGGCCGGCAGGTCAGCCCAGAGTCGGTGGGTCACGCGGCTGCACAGGATGGCGGCGACTGGTGGCATCTGGCGCACCTGGCCGCCGGCGAGCTCTGGATTCCGGTGCAGGCCAGTGCTTTTATGCAACGCTGGCGTTACCGGCAGGGCCCGGTTATTGCCCGTCCCGCAGGCCGTGATGACCCCCTTGAGCTGACGAACTGCGCGGCGCTGCTGGAGTGGCTGAGTGCGGGGCTGGAGCCCTCGGAGCTGGAACACTACCGTCATTTTGCCATTGAGTGCCGCGAGGCCGCATTGCACGGCCTGCGTTGTCGCCAGGCGCAGCAGGATTATTTCAGCGCAGGCCGCGATCAGTCCCAGGGCGAGGGCGGCTGGGCACAGCGTTTTCTGCATTACGACCGGCTGGCATCCTACCTCGACCACCCCTATTACCCGACCGCCCGGGCCAAAAGCGGCTTCAGCGTTGAAGACCTGGAGCGCTACGCGCCTGAGTTCCAGCCCCGCTTTCAGTTGCGCTGGCTCGCGGTGCCCCGCGCTTTCTGTCAGGCCTCCCGGGCGGAGGAGCCGCACTGGATTCCCGACTTTGCCCGGGTGGGGTTGAGCGAAACCCTGGCGGCGGACTACCGCCTGATACCGGTGCATCCCTTCCTCTGGGACCAGGCGCTTAGGCCGCTGCTGCAGGACGCCGGTCTTGATCAGCAGGTGATCCGGGCACCCGGGGCCTGTGTCGAGGTGGTGCCAACACTGTCGGTACGCAGCCTGATGCTGCTGGAGCGCCCCGGCACGCATATCAAGCTGCCACTGACGATCCGGACGCTCGGCAGCCGCAACATTCGCACCGTAAAACCCAGCACCATCGGCGATGGCCAGCGGGTGCAGGACCTGCTCGGCGCCATTGCCCGGCAGGATGAGCAGCTGCAGGGGCGCCTGCTGCTGACGGACGAAAGCCTGGGGGCCCATGTCGATGGTCACAGCTTTCTTGGTTACATCCAGCGGCTTTACCCGCAGGAGGTCACGGACGGCACCCTGGTGTCGGTGGCGGGCTTGCTGGCGGTCACCCCTTCGGGCTGCCGGGTGTTCGAGGAGCTGAGCGGGCGTTTTTACCAGGGCGATACGCGGGCATTTCTGCGCCACTACCTGGACCTGACCCTGGCGGTGCATGTCACCCTCTGGCTGCGCTACGGCATAGCGCTGGAGTCGAACCAGCAGAACTCGATGCTGCTGCTCGGCCCGGCCGCAGGCAGCATGCGGCTGTTGCTCAAGGACAATGACGCCCCGCGTATCGAGCGTGAATCGCTGGCGGCCCGCTGGCCGGAGCTGTACCGCCATGTCGAGGGGCTGCAGGATCAGCGCATCTGGAGCCAGGACCCCCTGGCGCTGGGGCAGATGTTCACCACCATTACGCTGCAGCTCAATCTGGCGCCGCTGATCGAGGGCATGGTGCAGCTTAGGTATGGCGAGCGTCGTGAGCTCTATCGTCTGCTACTGCAGGCGCTTGAAGACAGTCTGGCGGCCCTGCCTAACGAGGATGCCACCGAGCTGCGCCGGTTGTTGCTGGAGGACGACAAGCTCTACGCCAAATACTTGTTGACCGCCGGGACGCTGCAGAGCAAGTCGCACTCAGGGGCGGCGGACATCAACAAGTTCTATGGCAAGAGTGCGCCTAATTTCCTGTGGGAAGCGCTGTGA